A segment of the Panicum hallii strain FIL2 chromosome 1, PHallii_v3.1, whole genome shotgun sequence genome:
CAGTTCCTAATGGCAGTAAGGTCTTATTGAGTCTTCGTCCAAACAGAACTATGGTTGGAACTAATAATGATGGGAGCCAAGATGTTGGTGAACTCTTTTATACTTGCAGTTTAAAGCATTTGCCACCTGTGGTGTTAACATGTTTGCTGCCGTGGTCATATCTCAGTACATGTGCTCCTTATTTTACTATATCAGCCAAGTGGTTGGATGAACCAAAATTTTCGTACCTCTGTGCCATGTTTGATGAGATTTGGACTGAGCTGCTAGGGCAAGAAGTAGTGTATAGATGGGTGGACTGGCTGAATAGCTCTTCATGGTCGTGCATTTCTTTGAACAACAGCATAATATTAGTCCCCGATGCAACTTCAGATGTTGTAGATGAACGTGCTATTGCAAGAGAAGTTCTCGTTGGTTCTACTATTCCTCTGATGCAAGATTACGATGAGAAGAGATCTCAGGAAATATTTCTGAAAAGCCTACATGAGTGTGGAATTTGTCTTAGTGAAAATACCGGTAAGTCTACCTTATGTAGTTAGGATGCTGTGTTTGGAATTGCTGACTTATGTACCTTCATGTTTCTACCACTGCTTTCTGGTCTATTTTGTTCATCATCGCTCTATTTTAGAAATAAAATTAGAATCTCAAATGAGGAAACAAAACAATACTCCCTTCGTTCCAAATTACTTGTCACTTTAGCTTTGTTCTAAGTCAAACATCTCTAACTTTGACCAAGCTTATAAGAAAATATGTAAATTTCCATGCTATCAATATATACTTCATGGTGGATTTAATGAAAGTAGTTTAATGTTGTACTCTTTTCTATAAACTCGGTCAAAGTTAGACAAAATTGACTTAGGACAAAGCTAAAGTGACAAGTAacttggaacggagggagttcTATCATAAAACAGCAGTGGAAGGATCTATAAAACAATGGATTCTATGGTGACTTAGATGCCTTCCCTTTATTATCCCCAAAGTAGAAACATGCAAAACATGGTGTCTTTTCAGTATTTCCGTCACTTGAAGCTTGAACCCTATTTAGTAGGTTTTGACTCTGTTTTCCCCTCTTCATTTCTTCACTCTACCGGGCATAAATTTCATCAAGCTCCCATGCCACCATTTGTTTTGCATGAAGTGCATGGAGTCTCGCTGTACAATTCATGTGAAAGAAGGGAATTTAACAATGCTGACATGCCCTGATACAACTTGCCGCAGCCCCCTTCCACCGTCAATATTGAAAAGCCTTCTGGGAGATGATTGCTATATGCGATGGGAATCATTTGCGCTACAGAAACTCTTAGATACAATGCCTGATTTGGTATATTGTCCCAGGTGTGATGCTGCTTGCTTGGAGGTTGACAATGATGCTCAATGCCAAGAGTGTTCTTTCACCTTCTGCTCTTTGTGCAAAGAACAACATCATGTGGGGAAGGATTGTGTTAGTCCAGCAGAGAAAATTAGCATTTTGAGGGTAAATATTGCATAATCTGTTAATGATTTAACTTTCGTTTAGTGAAATTAATCATCTATACAGTCAGCATCTTTTGTTTTTTCGTGAAATAAACATCATTTGATTTTTGTTATGGTACTTAACTTGAATGGGCGTGTTGTTGCTCATCTTAATTGTAGTACCTGTTATTGTTCCAAGATTCTGATGTGACCTGGTTCAGTGAAGTTAGGTATTCGGGTTTCCTTGACTATAATTTATCCACATACTGTATGTAGTGCCTGATCTTAATAGTCTCTTTAGTGAACTTAATCGTCCTTTTCGGTTGTGCTATGTAGTCAAACTTATTAAACGAAGGTGTACGTCGTCACAAAAGTTGTGTTTTGAAGACTGTGGTTTGTTCACAATGTCACTCGTTTGTGACTAGAGGAATTATTTTGTAGATACATATCTAATTCTTAAGTGACGATGCGCTTTATGTGGTAACAATTTTAAGAACAAGAATGATATTATTTGAGCATGCTACTGTATTTGTCAGTGCTGCATTTATGTTTGTATGATTCATTTGATATTTTCTTCTTTATAATGTTGTTTATGAATACACATCACAGTGCCATGACACTTGACACATTCTACTTTTTAACAGGAACGGCACCAGAAATATTCTATGACAGAAAAACAATTGTTGAAAGAACAGAGGGAAATAGATGAACTGCTAAATGTCATTGAAATGCTTCGCAATTCTAAGCAATGTCCCTCTTGTAAAATGGCTATCTCAAAAACTGCTGGCTGCAACAAGATGACCTGTAGGAACTGCGGGAAATTCTTCTGCTATCGTTGTAACCAGGCAATTAGTGGATATAACCATTTCTGGTAATCTTGATTCATGCGCAAATATTTTGTGTTCAATCTTGGTTATATTCATCCAGAAGCTAAAACGTTTTTGCCACTCAAGGTATGGAGATTGTGTGCTGTTTGAAGACACCAATCAAGGGAGAAGCTTTGGACTGTATGAAGAACCAGACAATGATGATGAttctgatgatgatgaagatcaagaggAGCTAGAGCCTGAATTGCCATGGCTTTATCCTTGTCCAATTTGTGGCCGTCAGAATGAAAAGGTTAGCTACAGTTTCTATCTTGCATCTAGAGCAGGGCAACTTCCATTAATATCTTCTTCGTGTCTCGAAACACTAGAAGTATCTATATACATGTTAGCCCTATGCTACTAAAGAAATATTTATGTAAATCGTGTGTATTAACTTTAGCGCAATTTCTATCACACTCATTGACCTTTCTTTGTTCCTGTATCAATTTTTCAATTTACTCTTTTTTATCTTCATATGGTCACCATGCATGTGCAGATGGTCACTGGAAGTAGCACTTTTCTTCTAAAAAGTCAAATGAATTCTACTGCTTATACTTGCTTTGGTTATTACTTATGAAACATGTTGACTAACATCTCAATGCAATGCCATGTTTTATTGACCGCTGGGCACAAACAATCATATATTGTGCATGGGTTGCCGAGGCCACTACTGCGCGTTATGCCGGAAGAGGGTTGTGAAGAGCTCTGAACACTACGGACCGAGAGGTTGCCAGCAACACACAGATCCTTAGAGATTCCAAATCCTGCTGTATACAGTACATAGCTCCTTTATACAGAACATCTTCGCCACTTCCACTGTTTGCATCCACTTGCTGTCCAAAACGAGAGGGTTCCTGTTGGCAGGGACAATGTAAACTTGCAATTAGGAGGTTTCATGGTAGCATTTTAGCTAGGACCTTTGATGTCAAGAACAAATGGTTCGCCATGTAATCTACAGCAGAACAGGGCATCCTATTAACTGTAGATTGAAGATTCAATTCTTTGCGAATGATTGAAACATTCAGTTCGTTTTATGcatgtactccctccgtcccaaattagtagttattttagcttttctagattcgtagattttgctatgcatctagacattatatatatatatagcaaaAATTAATTtagaaaaatcaaaatgatTAATAATTTGGGATGAAGGGAGTACCTGTTAATTTGATCTGCTTACAATTTCATGCCATTTACTTCCACCGTTTATTTGATCCTTGCATGAAGCGGTGAAGCCTGGAGGACACCCAAAAAAAGTTATGTGATATATTTTCAGCGCCAATAACCTGCAGGAGgtgtagaaatattttgttcaATTGCTCGTAGGGCAGAGAAGTTCGAAGTACTTGCAATAACGTGCGATGGCGAGTCGTGTGCGATGCCGTCAGCCTTACCAGCAGCCGTCCAGACCAGTTTGTATACGAGTTCCTGCTTGTTAATACAACCCCGCAAGCGCACGATTACTTTTATTTTTTATTGGATGATGGTGATGAGATGAAGGGCGAATTGATACAAGCTGTGCGTACGTGCGACGTGCCGGCGTGACGTGAGCATCTGCCCGGGACTTTCACCAAGCagccgagcggcggcgaggtTCTCGCCGGAATACAGCTACGATGTCGCTGGAACCATCGTCCTCGGCGCCGGCCGGCGAGGTCGGTGCCGGGTACTGGGCGGCTCGGGAGGAGGCCGCGGCGCGGCTGGAGGCGATGGCCGCCGCGGCTCGTGTTGATGACGACCTCTCCGAGGAGCAGTTTCAGGGCAACAGCCAGATACAGGAAGATGAGGTAACGGATGGCGCGATTGCTTTGATCAGTTTCTCTCTTCCTTCTTTCTCTTCGTTTCAGCTCATCGTTAAAACCTTCGATTCCTCATGGGGTCGCAAGTCCCGAAAGACTGCTGAATCTTGAAGTGCGCCCTGTAGTGCATTGCAAGTTCAGTTACGTTCAGACAAAAGGCTGATGCGTTGATGTGTCTGACCGGTGAAATACTGTCAGATGTGTGAACTGCTGTTGTTACTAGCAATGACATGTTTTGATTGATCTCCAGCTGCTGGCACTGCAAGCCATCTACGGGGATGACATGGTGATCTTCGACAACATGGACGGCCTTCGTTTTTTCCAAGTAACATCTGAATCTGAATCCCATCCCGATTCTCCGCCCGTTCAGACTGGTGCAGTTTCTGCTAACACCGTAATGCACACGTCCTTACTCCAGATATTTCTGCACTATCAACTTCAAGGTGACATTCAGGTGTACATGAACGTCGGCACCAATGAAACCACCGACACCAGAGACGAAGGCGACGATGAGGACGCCGACGACGGGCTCCTGTACGCTTGCAGCCTGCAGCATCTGCCGCCCATAACGCCAACCTGCCTGCTACCGCGGTCGTACCCGCGCCCCCTACTTCGTGGTCGTGGCGAAGTGGCTGGACGAGCCGGAGGTCTCGAGGTTCTGCTCTGCTCTTGACGAGATCTGGGCAGAGCTGCCGGGGCAAGAAGTGGTGTTCAGGTGGGCGGACTGGCTGAGCGGCTTGTCCTGGTCTTGCATCGCCTCGGATGACCAGATGGTGCTGGGTCCAGACACGAGCTCGGCCGGTGCAGATGAGCGCGCGATTGGAAGAAGCCTCATCCTTGACTCTACCATCCCTCTGATGCACCGTTACAGTGAAGAGAGGTCGCAGGAAACTTTTGATCAGAGCGTCCATGAGTGCGGAGTCTGTCTCAGTGAAAATACTGGTGCCGATCGCCTCTCTCCTGGATCCATTCAGTAAGTTTTGCTGGTGAAATTTGTTCAGAATTTCATCCTTTTTCTTTGAAATTTTTGTTGGCAGAAACTTCATCCGGCTCCCTTGCAACCATTCCTTCTGCGTCAAGTGCATGGAGTCCTACTGCGGCATCCACGTGAAGGAAGGCAGCGTGACCCGGCTGGAGTGCCCGGACACGTCGTGCCGCGCCACGCAGCCGCCGCCCGTGCTGCGGCGCCTCCTCGCCGACGAGGGCTACGCGCGGTGGGAGTCGCTGGCGCTGCGGAGGACGCTGGACACGATGCCCGACGTGGCCTACTGCCCCCGGTGCAACGCCGCCtgcgtggcggccgggcggccggCGACGACACGCAGTGCCCCGCGTGATTCTTCACCTTCTGCGTGCAGTGCGGGGAGCGGCGCCACGTCGGGGACGACTGCGTCCCCGCGGAGGACaagctcgacgagctgctggtACGCGCGCACGGGGTGGCCATTCCACACGACACGAGACTACGAGAGAACACTCGTTgttcatcttttttttttttgaggggtcTCGTTGTTCATCTTTGCTGACTTCCTTGTGCAAATCGGCCGCCGGCCGGGCAGGAGCGGCAAAAGCTGAAATCGTCGACGAGGGAGGAGCAGCGGTCGGAGGCGCAGCGGCTGCGGGAGCAGCGGAAGGTTGAGTAGCTGCTGAACCTCCGGGAGGTGCTCCGCAGCACGAGGCAGTGCCCGTCGTGCCGGATGGCCATCGCCAAGACGGAGGGCTGCAACAAGATGGTGTGCCACAACTGCGGCAAGTTCTTCTGCTACCGCTGCAGCCGCGCCATCAGCGGCTACGCGCACTTCGCGTGAGCAAACCCAACGCCGCCGATCCACTCGCTCTTAGTCGCCTCGCCCTCGACCAGCTCATAATTTCCGCCTGCCATTTTTGGCGTTCTCGCAGTAACGGGGAGTGCGGGCTGTTCGAGCGCGTCGGCAGGGGGAGGCTCCCGGGGCAGCAGGCGCGGATGGACAACCAGGATCTGGACGAGGACGTCGAGATCAAGGAGCCCGGGTGGATGCGGGCGCTCAGGTACACGTGCCCCACCTGCGGCGCCAAGCGCACGAAGGTGAGCAGCGACCCTTCCACCATTGCTATCTCAGAAATCAGCTTTGGTGCATGTTGATGAAAGCTATCAGAGATTCAGAGCTGCTTTGGTTTGGATTAACATTTAACAGGCGGGCGCCAACAACCTCCTGGTGTGCCGGGCGTGCCAGACACGGTACTGCGCGCTGTGCTGGAAGagggtctgggaggtctcccaGCACTGCGGGCCCTGGGGTGATTGCCAGCAGCGCAGCTGACCCAACTTCAGCCAAGAGCGTTGCAAATGGATGCTCTTTCTCTCATCAACTATTTGCCCAACCAAGCAGAGATATGTTGAAAGGGAGAAACAAAGAACAGGCATTGCTCATCCAAGAATGTAGTATCAGCTCTCGCTCAATTTATTGTATATTTACAGGTTTCCTTGGTAGTTTAAACAGAAGTTGCTGATTAGTAGTTCCGTAAGACAGCCCCAGTTATAAACCTATGGTTCAGTACAGCCTCGGCAATCGGTCGCTTGCGGTAATCCGGATTAAGCATTGCCTGTCGAAACATAAATCAAAGTTAGCATCTTCGCTGAAAATGTGCATCTTGGCCCAAAGCTGACCACTGAAACAGAAAATTCCCTAGCTGGCCACTTCAGTACTGTGAAAGATGTGCAGCAGTGTAACTGCAATAAGATTTGACTTAGCAATTAGCATGATAGGGGCACACCTGGAGCAACTCCCAGCCAGCACCATCCCCCAAATCTAGAAAATTTACTGCTTCCAACAACCGCTCATCTGCCAGACAATACCTACAGGAATTGCGAAGGCATGTGTGTTGAATCTGAATATCATGACTGATTGACTGGTCATCAGGGCGAAAAATCAGCAAAAATGAGCTTACTCACAGAGCATGATTGTTTTTTCTAATAAAAAACTTTCTAGGATTAAGTAAAAAGGAAGCTTATTTTGTGTTTGCAACTCGTACTCTCTTGCAGCATAAATGTCGAGCCGGAAGGTATTCTCCAAAAGTCTCTGCACGATCAATCGACATTCTGTTAAGTGTTTGAGTGGAAACAGAGAGCAATATGCCTCTTGCAAGAACATGTAGTTAATATGTATCCTCAATCACCTGCAAGGAAATGCCATCCATAATTCCTGCTTCGCAAAATGGAATAAATGCCATGTATGCAACAAGCAGCCCGGCTCCATAACTGTTTTGTCAAGTACATGTAAATTTGAGTGATGTTTTTGTTGAtgcaaaaaaggaaaaagaatactTGCATGTCATCAGCTATTCCAAAGGCTCGCTTCTCTAAAGGAGTTGATGCTCCAGCAGCAGATGCTCGACGCCACAGCCCGTCCGACAATGCTCCAGCACCAACAGATGAATACCTGTCATTGTTCAACGTATTTCTCAGATATTTTCTTGCTGATATCTAAAAAAATGCCAAATCTCACTGATATCAATTGCAAAGGTAGGAAGGGGATGAAAATTATACCCAATATCTACAGAAAATGCCAAATCTCGCAGCCTTGGAACTAAATAGGGCCCCTCTTTCTCCATTACAGTGCTATAGGATAGAAAGTTGCACTAATCAGTAGTTAGTATAGCATAAGCACTACAATGTGGAACGAAAGTTAAGACATGCAGCATACTTGAGAATAACAGAAGAAGGCCCAAGGCTTTGATGCAGTCTATCATGATTGTGCATGTGAAGAAGGCCACTCATAGCTCCATTAAGCAGCTTAAGAACAAAGTATCTCCTTAGCTCCAATTTGTATGCTCGATTGAAAGGGTTCCAAAATGGCGTGTCTCCAGATTGCTCCTTCAGTTGCCTTTCACTGGTTATTTTCGCATAGTCTGCAGCACTGTATTTCCCATCATCGCGGAAGGCTAGCCACTTTAGTAAAGCTATGTCAGTCTCGCATGCAACAAAGTTTGCCATATGTCGGGGAATCCGAGCACAAAACAAGTTCTATAATACTAAACCTGTTCTCCAGTTTCTGTCTCAAAGGCCCCTAAAAGAAACTGAATGTTGCCACATATGTTACTAGCATCACTctgcaaaaagaagaaaggggattTTCCTTGTGTGTAAATAACATGTCAAAAATAATCATTCATGCATGTGGTTTCTGTTAGCAATTTATGATTTACCTAACCTGAAGAAAAGCATGAGTTCTTAGCTCATTCAGTGCCATCAAATCAGCTTCAGAAGCACCAGCACGGGCTCCAGGGTATACCTTTGTTTCAAATCCTATGTCTTAGCACGTATAAGCTGGTCAATATATTCATATATCTATGGCATAGAGAGGTACCATAAAAAATTGCAACCAAATTAAAAGGGTGAAAGTATATGTCCTGCTACAAATAATCTTTTGAACAGTCTGTTGAACAAATTTTCAAGCACGGCATTCTGTTGATGTACTATTTTCAGTTGATCACCAAACTTAGCAAAGTGACAATTCTATGCATACCTTAAATACAGCCTGTGTGCCCCTTAATGGGCCTTGAACAACCCTTCCCTCGTAAAGTCTGGGAAACAGGCCATGATAATGAATAATGAGTATGACCTTACTGTAGTAAAAAATTCAGTATATTAAGTTCCTTTCCAAGAAAAAAACAGCACATCAGTTAGAAGGAAATAACCTAATCGTCACTTCTCCTTCTCCAATGTCTTGGACCCTCAAACGCTCAAGCTCTTCTGCTGAATATCCAAGACCAAGATCTTGAATACCAGCAACATTTGAAGACTCTCCAAATTGAGAAGATGAGTAACTGAATCACGTGGAAGAAAGTTAGAAAATCTTTTTTACACTAATCTTCTAATTTAATTAAGCGAACCAGGCCCTTCATTTATGCTATAGCAAAATGGCAATCTGCACTAAATGCAGAAGTAATGCTAAAAAGAACAGTCTCTGAATAACATATATGCAGCATCGGTACATCATGTTATACAAAAATATGTGGAAAGTATTTTTTAAATTGTTTATTTAAGAGAATCCAACTTATGTGGAAATTAGTAACCAACCACCGAGGAATCATTCAGGAGTACATAGATACTACTGGTCCACAATAATCTCCAAATATTTCTCTGAATTGGCCATCCCTTTGTAGTTTCCTAACGTaaccagaagaagaagaaaaaatccCAAGGATGCCGACTCATttcgaaaagaaaaggagggggggggggggggggggggaggc
Coding sequences within it:
- the LOC112898537 gene encoding E3 ubiquitin-protein ligase RNF14-like; this translates as MVILDDKAGLRSFQIFVWYPVPNGSKVLLSLRPNRTMVGTNNDGSQDVGELFYTCSLKHLPPVVLTCLLPWSYLSTCAPYFTISAKWLDEPKFSYLCAMFDEIWTELLGQEVVYRWVDWLNSSSWSCISLNNSIILVPDATSDVVDERAIAREVLVGSTIPLMQDYDEKRSQEIFLKSLHECGICLSENTGVMLLAWRLTMMLNAKSVLSPSALCAKNNIMWGRIVLVQQRKLAF
- the LOC112891598 gene encoding uncharacterized protein LOC112891598 isoform X2, encoding MLKALPARFLASPEPGWWRRRPRRGSLQPVSAALMTNPAYFEVGRFLGGYGFMNITSYSSSQFGESSNVAGIQDLGLGYSAEELERLRVQDIGEGEVTIRLYEGRVVQGPLRGTQAVFKVYPGARAGASEADLMALNELRTHAFLQSDASNICGNIQFLLGAFETETGEQWLAFRDDGKYSAADYAKITSERQLKEQSGDTPFWNPFNRAYKLELRRYFVLKLLNGAMSGLLHMHNHDRLHQSLGPSSVILNTVMEKEGPYLVPRLRDLAFSVDIGYSSVGAGALSDGLWRRASAAGASTPLEKRAFGIADDIYGAGLLVAYMAFIPFCEAGIMDGISLQRLLENTFRLDIYAAREYELQTQNKLPFYLILESFLLEKTIMLCIVWQMSGCWKQ
- the LOC112891598 gene encoding uncharacterized protein LOC112891598 isoform X1; translated protein: MLKALPARFLASPEPGWWRRRPRRGSLQPVSAALMTNPAYFEVGRFLGGYGFMNITSYSSSQFGESSNVAGIQDLGLGYSAEELERLRVQDIGEGEVTIRLYEGRVVQGPLRGTQAVFKVYPGARAGASEADLMALNELRTHAFLQSDASNICGNIQFLLGAFETETGEQWLAFRDDGKYSAADYAKITSERQLKEQSGDTPFWNPFNRAYKLELRRYFVLKLLNGAMSGLLHMHNHDRLHQSLGPSSVILNTVMEKEGPYLVPRLRDLAFSVDIGYSSVGAGALSDGLWRRASAAGASTPLEKRAFGIADDIYGAGLLVAYMAFIPFCEAGIMDGISLQRLLENTFRLDIYAAREYCLADERLLEAVNFLDLGDGAGWELLQAMLNPDYRKRPIAEAVLNHRFITGAVLRNY